DNA from Triticum aestivum cultivar Chinese Spring chromosome 7D, IWGSC CS RefSeq v2.1, whole genome shotgun sequence:
TTACAACAATTATTATAGTTAGCAGCCTCTTGCTAGATGATAAATAAAAGAAGCTTTTTCAGTAAGTGTATAAAGTACTGCAACCATCATAGAATATTCAGCAGAAACAATAAACATTGGCAGGGAAGGTAAATAAGTCTTCTCAGGCTAGCCAAAAATCCTAATTGTGGAATGTATTCGTGTGTTATGTCTTCTCAGGCTAGCCAAAAATCCTAATTGTGGAATGTATTCGTGTGTTGGTGTGAAATGTATCCATATGATTGCATACCATGTGCCTTAGCAACTTATTAATGCAGGTACTGAGAGAGAATACAGAAAGAAAGTACAAACCTAAGCTACACGATGGAGCCAAAAGGCATACAGGAGGCTTACCTGAACACCAGCAGGTGGGTCATGGTAACCAGTAAGAAGAGCAAACACGTAGTTCTGGCCATCGTGCCTTGCCTGAGCTCATATGAATCAAACACAGTAAGTTAAAAGTTTGGGATGAAAGATTACACCACTGCAATGCAAAGAGATGGGCAATTGTTACCTTCGTGATAAGGCTGAGATCTGGGGGATATGCCCCACCATTTGCAAATCGGGCTGCTTGTTCATTTGGATAAGGCTGCGGGAAGCGATCACTCAGCTTGCCAGGACGTGTGAACATTTCACCCTCATCATTAGGACCATCAACCACTTCAATTTCAGCAGCCATTGCCTTAGTTTCCTCCTCAGTATAGGCCACCCCAACCAAATCACGGTATGAAATCAATGACATGGAGTGACAAGATGCACACACTTGCTGGTAAACTTGATGTCCACGGCGGATTCTGCTCATAGATTTTATTTGTATAAGGCGTTACAGTTCAAAATGAATGCCCCAACTTTTTTTCACTATCTTACTGGGAAAATACATTAGGACAGCCGATATTTTGTTCATAATATTAATCTTAATGTGACACACTAAACACATAGCTACATCTACAAAATAAAAGAAGCACAAATGGGCGACTTACGATGCATGATCATATGAGCTAAGGATGCCAGCATGCGGCCAGGGGTACTCTGCAGCCGCCAAACCGTGCTCAGCTTCATCTGCAGATGCTATCGTACCAAAACTTAAAAGACCAGAAGCACCAACTCCAAGAAGAGCCAATGCTCTCAGTCCAGCAGAGGACTCTTCATGCTTTCCCCGAAATGAAGAAAGCAGAGATGAGCCCTGGAAAAAATATTATAATGTTAGAACGAGCAGTCGTAGCGCGTAAATAGTAGTATTAAGTATTAACTAGATGATGGCTTGACCCAACCGAAAGTCCGGCATTGAGAACTATCCATTCTACTTTACACGAAAAGGTAATCCTGCCAAACGTTTAACCCTCACCCAAAAAAAACATGCAGCATTTGAGCAATAACTGGTTTCTCTACAg
Protein-coding regions in this window:
- the LOC123164546 gene encoding cytochrome c1-2, heme protein, mitochondrial encodes the protein MAAGRGINQLLRKTLQSQSSGSSLLSSFRGKHEESSAGLRALALLGVGASGLLSFGTIASADEAEHGLAAAEYPWPHAGILSSYDHASIRRGHQVYQQVCASCHSMSLISYRDLVGVAYTEEETKAMAAEIEVVDGPNDEGEMFTRPGKLSDRFPQPYPNEQAARFANGGAYPPDLSLITKARHDGQNYVFALLTGYHDPPAGVQIREGLHYNPYFPGGAIAMPKMLMDGAIEYEDGTPATEAQMGKDVVSFLSWAAEPEMEERKLMGVKWIFLLSLALLQAAYYRRMRWSVLKSRKLVLDVVN